The following proteins are encoded in a genomic region of Methanobrevibacter gottschalkii DSM 11977:
- a CDS encoding flavodoxin family protein — protein sequence MKVLLVNGSPNRKGCTYTALSEVANVLNEHDIETEIFWIKTKPITGCTACGTCATIGKCTYDADSVNEFVEKAYEADAFVFGSPVYYASANGSMVSFLDRAFYSNSHGKGAEAFKHKPGAVICSARRGGTTATYDQLIKYLGISQMPIISSFYWNMVHGNTPEEVLQDEEGLGTMRQLAHNMAFFLQCLEAGAEKGLKVTEEPKPRTNFIR from the coding sequence GCCCAAACAGAAAAGGCTGCACATACACAGCATTATCAGAAGTTGCAAATGTCTTAAATGAACATGATATTGAAACTGAGATTTTTTGGATTAAAACAAAACCAATAACAGGTTGTACTGCATGTGGAACTTGTGCAACTATTGGAAAATGTACTTATGATGCGGATAGTGTTAATGAATTTGTTGAAAAAGCATATGAAGCTGATGCGTTTGTCTTCGGTTCACCAGTTTATTATGCAAGTGCAAATGGATCAATGGTTTCATTTTTGGACAGAGCATTCTACTCTAATTCTCATGGAAAAGGGGCGGAAGCATTTAAACACAAACCCGGTGCAGTTATATGTTCTGCAAGAAGGGGTGGAACAACTGCAACTTATGATCAACTGATTAAATATTTAGGAATTTCCCAAATGCCTATTATCTCCTCATTCTATTGGAATATGGTTCATGGGAACACTCCTGAAGAAGTACTTCAGGATGAAGAAGGATTGGGGACTATGAGACAATTGGCACATAATATGGCATTTTTCTTGCAGTGTCTTGAAGCAGGTGCTGAAAAAGGTCTAAAAGTAACTGAAGAACCAAAACCTCGAACAAATTTTATAAGATAA